The window CGCCAACTCCGTCACGCCGCGCCTGGCGGTGGTGATGGCGCACATCACAGACATGGGCAAAGTCACAATGGGAACACCCAGCCGTGTCCGCTTCAAGCAGCGTCGGATGGAAGACGCCCGCCGTAAGTGCCTCCCGAATCGCTGCTAACCGCTCGTCAAGCGTCGTCGTGAGAAACTCCGCAAGTGTCTCTCCCTCTGTAGCATCCGCAGCAAACAGCTGATCTGTGCCAGTCGTGTACGGAAGCGCCATGCCAGAGTGGCCACGCCAGCCAGCCACATCCGCCCCAGCCAGTGGCGTCCCGGCATAGCCCGCCGTTGTCGGCGCATCAAGTGTGTAGTATGCCGCGCCGATTGGCGACCAGTCAGCATCGAGCGTGGCATCCAACAAGCGGAGATACACGGGCAGCTGGAAGCTCACACCGCGTCGAATCTCGTCGATACTCGGATACGAGCCCGTCTTGTAATCGACAGCAACAAACTCGGTGCCGTCATCGCCTGGCTGGATATCGACGCGGTCCACCTTTCCCCTGACAGACAATCCCTCAATGAGCTCGACGGGCTCTTGCGACAAGGGTGTCTCAACCGCCCCGTTGCGCACATCAAGCCCAACCGTCGCTTCAAACAATGCTGGCTGTGTCGTCAAGCGGCCGGAATCCCGAACGAGCTCATCACGCAACCGCACGAATACGCCACGATAACCGGGCGGGCCAGCATACGGATTCTCTCGGCTGTTCGGTTCAAGCCCGGCCAGTAGCCGCGTGAGAAACCCATCACTGAATGGCGACTCAAACTGGGCCATTGCTGAGTCTGCACGCTCTGCCATCGCCGCCGCAACCATCGCGTCCGCGACGCCATCACTGGCTTGGAAATCAATCGGCTCACCGGGCTCGTCCTGGAGTCGCTTGCCAACCCGCGCCAGCGTATTGTGAATAAACGTGCCGCCAATCCGGGCATCCGGATCCTGAGCCCGTTCCGTCGGCGGCTCGAATCCCAGCAGCTCACCCATGTAATATCGGAAGCCACACGTCGCAAACGTATCCAATCGCGACGGGCTGATCGGCCCGTCAAGCACCCCAAGCGCCGTCGCAGTCTCCGTCGAGATCCAGCCGTCGTAGGCCGTCGTCTCCGGTCGCTGGCGGGCAGTTGCAAGCGTCACGCCGGCCTGGAGTCGGTCACCAACGGGCGTGTCGGCAAATGGTGGCTGGCTCGCAGCCGACGCAGCCATCTCAACCCCATCCTCCTGTATCGCCGTGTCCGCAAGCGCCCGTCCGACGACCCGTTGGGCATCTAATGCTGTCTGCGGTGGCTGTGCCCCATCACGCTGCTTCGTCGGGGAGACATCAGTACCGATCCGCTTGAGCTCAGCCAGCAAATCCGCAATTACCGTCGGGTCGCCCTCGGCCGTCTGATCAGGGTGCGACAGCGTTATTTCGGTCATCTGGGCACACAGAATCCCAAGGGCATATCGCGCCTGTTGGCGCGTATCTGTTGCTGCGAAGTCCGGGTGGACATCGTTGACAGCTCGAGTAAAAGCGAGTCGAGTCGGCGTTGACGGGAATGCATCAGCCGTGAGCCCAACCACGAATGCGTGTGTCGCTGACTGCAGCAGTGTCTCTCCATATGTGCAGATCTGAACGCCCGATTCCGCGCCCAGTGTCCACTCCACGGTAGTCGTTTCGAGGGCGCGCGGCAGGACATCACTCAATGCCCCATCGCTCTCACTGGTGTCAAGCGTCGCGGCGACACGCTCCAGCGTCCGAACCGCGGCTCGCTCCCGGGTTGTTACCCACGGCTGGCGCGTCTCAACCTCGCGAAGCTGCCAGTCGGCTGTCGAAGACAGGATGCCCAACTGACGACACAGCGTCGCAAGTGTCTCCGATGCGGTCTCTGGAGCCGCTGTGAGTGACGCACAACACTCGATCAGCCAGGCCCGTTCGGCCTGTAGTTGACTAGCTGGCGACTCCTCACCGTCGGAGGACGATGAGTTGGCCTCGGCATCCGCTGTGGTGACAGTCGTCGCGTCCGCAAGGATCTCGGGGAGCGCGTCGAGGCGTGTCTCAGCCGGCAGCATATCTTCATCGACACGGATCGAGCCGGCCAATCCACTCAGGGGCTGGGCTGGTGTCGTCAGTGGGGTGGCGGCCAACTGTCGTACGGTCTCCAAGGTCGCTTCTCCCTCTGCAATCGTCAGACACAACGAGAGCACGGTTCCGAGTTCGGTATCTACCCCCGAGCACGATTGCTCAACTGTCGCCGGAATTCCGTAGCTTCGGCATGTCTCATACAGCGTTCGGCAGGCATCCGGATCACTCGCCGCAATGAGCACCTCTGCTGGGTCGGTTCCGTCCGCTAATGTTGCTCGCACACGGCGTGCGACACCCCGACGCTCATGGGCTGGCGTCGGATACGTGTCCCAACAAATGCCCGTTGTCGCAAGCGATGGGGCAGCCGTCTCCGGCCGATAGCGATACAGGTGGCTAGCAAGGCCCGATGTATCAGTCGCTGATTTGGCGTGGAATCCAAGCTGGCGATACGTGCGCCAGGCGCGACTAGCTCCCTGATCGACACCCGTCAGTGGCGCAGCAAGCGTCGGCTCACTGGCCGCTGTTGACAAAGGCAGTGTGGCAATGACGGTCGTCTCAGTCGCCATGATGGCATCGAGGAGGCGTCGTTCCAATGGTGAGAAGAACGGTTGCGGGCCGATTACAACGGCATCTGTGGATGCAAGGGCCGCCGCAAGAAGTTCGCCATCATCAATCACGCGTTCATATCGCTCAGTTCGAAGCGTTTGCCGGTCGGTCGGATCCGATGCAGCAATCGTTCGCTCCCGATCAAAGGCCGTCGAGAGCTCATGCAATGCCGTCAGAATTGACTCAGGCAACTCAGCCAGGCGTGCGTCAGTTGTAATCGTTGCTGGCTCAGTGAGCCCGGCGAATTCAAGCAACGACAGCAGATCTTCAGCTTGCTGGCAGACACCAGCGCCAGCATGTGGCACGGACGCAGCAAGCGGATGCTCAGCCGGTAGTGAATCAACAGCCCGTTCCACCAATCGCTGTCGCTGTTCGCCTGAAAGTGCATGTTCACGTGTTTCGAAGGCATGCCGCTCTAGTGCCTGATCAACAAGGCGATCGAAGGTTGTCGTCTGCAGTTGGAGTGGTGTTCCATGCTCAAGCCACAACTCGCGCGCAGCGTCGGTCTCATCGCGCGATGGCGTCACATAGAGGACTCGCTCTGGAAGTGGCTCTGCATGTGACGCTGCATCGCCAAAGGCAGCGTCAAGTGCCGTCGCCGGATCAGTGGCGACGTGCAGCGTTGGAGACATAGTTAGTAGGCACCCACGAGCTGTAAGAAGGTTTCCACAACGTGGCAATGCCAGTCGTGGATGTTCGTCTCGGCAATGGTTATTGAAATACGCGGACAGGAAGCCCACCACTGCCGCCTGCAGCACACTCAGTATGTTTGGGGCGGTTGCTCGAGAATCTGGAAGATTTCTGTTGCACGATACTCAGCCGGTCGGCCCTGGCTCTCGACCTCCTCAAGGATTCCTGCCTCGAGTAATGATTGAATTGCTCGGTAGGCAGTCGATCGATCGACATCATACATGTCCGCGACAACAGCCACCGTCACAAACGGAGTGGTAAACAAATCGCAGGCAAGCCGTGCAGCGGTCTTTGCTTGGCCTCCATACTGGTCAGTATACGTCTGTTCCAAAGTGGCAAGTTCACGGGTTCGGACAACGGCTTCCTCGGCTTGCTGTTTAATCCCAGTGAGGAAGAAGTCAAGCCATGCACCCCACTCTCCGTCTGTTCGAACAGCTTCCATTCGCTCGATATATGTTCGCTTGTTCCGGTTGAAGAACTCCGAGAGATAGAGATTTGGCGTGGAGAGATACTCTTGATCGATCAGTTGGAGCGTGATGAGGAGTCGGCCTAGTCGCCCATTGCCATCGCCGTAGGGGTGAATAGTTTCAAACTGATAGTGAAACAAGGCGATATCGATGAGGGTGTGGTAGTTTCCTCCAGTCTGATAGTACGTTAACAGCGATTCCATCAGATCCGGCGTAACGCCGGGTGCAGGCGGGAGATATGCACCAAGATGATTTGGAGTTTGCTTGTATTCGCCAATCGTAGCAGTCTCTACCCGCCTGTCCGGCAGGTCGGTGAGAAGCACCTCATGAAGATCGTGGAGGAGCTGCTCTGTCAGCCCGTCCCTGCTAACTGCTTTGCGTCCTATTTCAATGGCTTGTTCGTAGTTCAGGACCTCCTGCGCATCTTTCGTTTCACTAGCCACTGTGGACGCTGATGCCACCTCAGTATGCGTTTCGTACTGATAGACACTTGTGTAATCGACATTTGCACCCTCAATTTCCGCGGATTCCATCGCCTCCTTTCGAAGCAGACTCGTATACAACAGCGGCGAGAATTCAGCTGCTGCTGTCCCTCCGCTTAATTTACCCAGCCAATACGTTGCGTCGGCAAGCAGTTCATACAGCCTGTCTGGAAGTGTGAGCGGAGGGGATGGAGGCAGCGGATCTGGTCGATAGTACGACTGGTCACCGTACGAGACGAGCCTCCCGGGCGCAGTGTCTGCAAGTGTGAACTCACGCGCCATTGTGCATATAAGATCGATATAGCTGCAGTATTGTGAATCTTCGTGCCGCCATTGCACGGCTCACCGATTTGTAGACATAAACTATGCATTTTGGAGAACCAAATGCAACGTTGGGCGTATAGAAAGCCCCGACACTGCAGACACACCGTTGACTGCATCACGGTGAATGTGAGGAAATCCGGAAACCCGGAAGCGACCCTGCGACCCTCAACATACAGCCGCGCGAAGATGTGTGTATGGCACACCACCACGCTCCACGCGGACCAGACCGGAGTGAGGGCCCACAGCTCGAGCCGGGAATCACACTCCTGCATACAACGGCCGTGCAGTCGCCTGGTTTTGTCCAGCTTGTCTGCAGCTCGCTTGCAGCCGCTGACGATGCATTGTGGATTGATAGCCGCAACACCGCCAACACATATCGCCTCTACGAGACTGTCAGTGACGAGCGACAGCTTTCCGGGTTACAGATTGCCCGAGCCTTCACCGCCTACCAGCATTTCGAGCTATGTCGGCAGCTCTGTCGCCGCGTCACGCCGGACACAACGCTCGTCTGCTTGCCAAACATTGTGAGTCTCTATCAGGACGATGACGTCCCGGCGCATGAACGTGAGCAGCTATTCACGGCCGTCTGTGCCGGGCTGGCTGGGCTCGTGGAGACGTATTCGCTGCGTGTGGTGATCTCCACCCCAGCTGCGAACGAGCTTGTCGACCGGCTCACAGCGCTTGCTGACCGAGAACTCTCCGTTGAGACCACGCCATTTGGGTGTTATTTCGAGGGCGACGACTACGAGACGACGCTGTATCCGACGCAACACGGGTGGCAGACTACCATTCCGTACTGGGTTGAGCTGTTCGGCGTTGTCGACGATACGCAGCTCGTTGAGACGGCCTACAAAACAGAGTTTGCAGGGGTTGCATAGATGGGCCGAACAAATCCGACCTATCGCCGGTTTCTCGATGGGCAGCGCGAACAGTGGAGTGGCTACCGCCGAGCCCTCCGCTATGAGGCGAAACAGGATTTTGATTCGATCTTTGCGTATGCCGAGCGGTATGCCGATGCAGCCGGCTATCTGAATCGGACGGATCCCTCGACCGCGCTGCTTGTCTCGATGCTTATCGGTGTAGAAGCCGAACGGCGCCAGCTCGCTGACCGTGTTGCTGCGCTTGAGGCAGCCTGTGATGATGTCACTCCTGACTGTTGAATTTCGAGAGACTGGCGTCGTGGAGTGGCATACCACCGCGACTGGTGTCCGCACAGTGGCCGCTCCGGAATATACCCCAACGATGTACGTCGGGGGCGACGAAACAGCTCTCACAGAGCTGTCGGCCCGCTTGACCGATGATCCCAAAGTCGTCACGCTGGCTGTCGAAGACCACTACACGTCACTTGGGGCCAGTGACCGCGAGGCAGTCTTGCGGATCGATGCGGCTCGCGAGCGAGATATTCGACAAGTTGCGACTGAGATCCGGCATCACCACGAGCCGACAGCGTTCCAGCCAGCGACGTTTCGGCTCTACAACGTGGATTTCTCGCCACAGTTTCGCTACTGTCTGGAAACAGCGACTGCACCAGTACCGACACGCGACCTTCGAACCCTGCGACTCGAGCTCTCCGAGCCGGCGCGGGCAGCCGATCGTGTCGAGGACCTTGCTATCGATGGCGAGCAGGTGGCTGGCGATGCAGCTACAACACTTCGGGTGCTCGACGAGCGGCTTCGGACGACCGATCCAGATGTGCTATGTTGCTCTACGGCCGCACTTGTCCCCCTCCTCGAGACGGCCGCACACGAGCATGGCCTCGATGACTTTGCACTCGGGCGCCGAGAGGGCTATGAGCAACTCGCTGGAGCAAGCACCTACGAGAGCTACGGGCAAGTAGGCCACTCGCCCGCTCGCTATGCCGTCCCCGGGCGGGCGATCATTGATCGGGCAAATAGTTTCATGTTCGACAAGGGCGGGCTCGCCGGCATTCTCGATCTTGTTGAGCGATCATGGAAACCGATTCAGGAGACGGCATGGGGCTCAATTGGGACGATCTTGACAGCGATTCAGTTACGCGAAGCAACAAGCCGGGATGTGCTGGCACCGTGGAACAAATGGGAGCCAGAGCGATTCAAATCAGTCGATCAGTTACACGATGGCGATCGTGGTGGGTTCATTTTCGCGCCCGATGTAGGACTCCATGAGAATGTCACCGAGGTCGATTTTGGCTCGCTGTATCCGAACATCATGTGCAAGTGGAATATCTCACCGGAGACCATCGACTGTGAGTGCCATGACCGGGCGGGTGTGCCAGGCCTCGAGTATTCACTGTGTGACAGTCGTGGCTTCATTCCGGACGTCTTGCGCCCACTTATCGATGATCGCGCGGCGTACAAAGAGCGGCTTGCAGAAACGAGCGACCCTGATGAGCGTGAACACCTCCAGCAACGAGCGGATGCACTCAAATGGATCTTAGTCTCCTGTTTTGGGTATCAGGGATATCGTAATGCGAAGTTTGGCCGCATCGAGTGTCATGAGGCGATCAATGCAGTGGCGCGTGAACTCATGCTCAATGCGAAAGCCCGCCTCGAGGAGGGTGGTTGGCGCGTGGTACATGGAATTGTGGACTCGCTGTGGGTGACACCGAGGGCGCCCGATCCCGAGCCGATTGGAACCCTCTGTAGCGAGATCTCCACAGCGTGTGGAATCCCGCTTGAGCACGAACACGAGTTTGAGTGGGTTGCCTTCGTTCCAAAGCGTGATTCGGAAGCTGGCGCACTAACGAAATATTTCGGCGCAGTGCGCGATCCAAGCCCCGAAGCTGATGCGTACAAGATTCGTGGGATCGAAACCCGGCAGCGATCAACGCCGGCGTTCATTGCGACTGTGCAAGAGGAGCTGATTGCTCGCTATGCTGATACGCGCCAGCCGGAGGCTGTTGTCGCTGCGCTGCAGACGCATCTGGCTGCGTTGCAGACTGGTGACGTTGCACCTAATGAGCTGGTAGAGACTGCACGCACATCACAACCACTCGAGGCGTACACGCAGGCAACGCTCACGGTCGCAGCGCTGGAGCGTCTGCGCGAGCAGGGACTGTCACGGGCGCCTGGCCAGGATGTCGAGTATATCGTTGTTGCCGATGATGCAACGGGCGCCGCACGCGTTCGGCTCCCGCACGAGTCCCCCAGTACGTACGATATCGACTACTACAGCCAGTCGCTGATTCGAGCAGGCGTGAGTGTGTTGGCGCCATTTGGCTACGATGAGCGAATGCTCCGCCAGGCACTGCGTGAGACGACCGACCAGACACTCGCTGCCTATCAGTGAATCCAGATTGCCCCGGTGAGAGACGTGATGAGCTACCCGGAAACCCGGAAGTGACCCCCTTCCGCTTATGATGGCTGGCGCAGGTAGCATGGAGTAGAGCATGTTGCACAACGCCCGCGTTCTGGACGCTGACTGGGTCCCGAACGACGTGATCCACCGGAACGCGGAGAAGAATCGCCTGCGCAATGCGCTCCAGCCGGTGTTGGATGGCGCCCAGCCACAGGATGTGTTGGTTGAGGGGCCATCGGGTGCAGGCAAGACCTGCTTGGCGCGGTATACAACGGCAAAGCTCGAAGAACAAGCCCTGAACGTGCAAACCCAGTATATCGACTGTTGGAACCACTCCAACCGCTATCGTGTACTGCTCGATCTGCTCGAAGGGATCGGCCCGACGCATGATATTCACCGCAATACGCCACAGGACGAGATGCTGAGTCGGCTTGAGCGGATCGATGACCCGTACGTCGTCATTCTCGATGAAGCCGATCAGCTTGCCGACAAAGATCTGCTCCGGGAGCTATGGTCGATTCCACAGTTGACGGTGATTCTGATTGCTAACCGCGAAGAGGACGTCCTGAATGCACTCGACGAGCGAGTTCGCTCTCGGTTGCGGAGTGCCATGCGCGTCCGCTTCGATCAGTACCATCATGATGAACTCGTGGCGATTCTGCAGGCGCGCGCTGAGGCAGCCCTCACGCCAGAGGCGATCGATGGGCCGCAATTGGATCAGTTAGCCGATGCTGCAGCCGGCAATGCACGGGATGCGATTACATTTCTCCGACAGGCGGCCCAAGAGGCAGAGTGGGACGGCCGTGAAACGATCACGAGTGAACATATCCGCACCGCGATTCCGGCAGCACGCGACAATCTGCGTCAGCGCAGTCTCGACAAGCTGAGCGAGGATCAGCGATTGATCTACGATGTGTTGTTAGAGCATGGGTCACTCATGCCCAAGGAGATTCATGAGCGGTATACCACGCGGGTTGATGATCCAAAGACGAAGCGAACAGTACGGAAGTATCTCCGTAAGCTGGAGCACTACAACCTAATCGAGAGCGAGGGCGAAGGGCCCAGTCGTCGCTATACGCCAGCGACGTAAATTACTCCGAACTCAACCCCCGAGACACTCGCCGTATTCACCTGTAAAATTGGTACCCGGAAACCCGGAAGCCGCCACCTTACGCCTATTGACAGACACTGGCTGGGTAGTAGTATGGCAGCAACCAACAGCGTCGGAGACCACATCCAACGGCTCGCACTGCAGCGGATCCTTGACCACCTGCGCGCGGAGCACGAGCGTGGTCGGAGCTTCTACACACTCACTGAGATTGCCGAAGCGACTGGGCTTGATCCCACGACTGCCGCACAGGCGATGGAAGAACTGGAGGACGGTGGCCCATACACCGTCGAGGCAGTGGACGCAGAGTACAGCGAGATTCAGTGGCACGTATGGGGGTCTCCCTACGAGCTTGATGGCTGGGACTCTGACGTGTGGAATATTGAGGAGTGAAGCACAGCTAAAGACATACCTTCCGAGAACACCTGGTCTAACACATAGTCACACCTCGGTTCTGAGGCCGCCATGGACGAGGCAAGTTGTGGCGGGGCTTCAAACCGGGTGTCCTAACTGATGAGTTACAAGTGCTCGATGGGTGGCAATCGAACAGCCACGATCACCCCTGATGTACCGACTTTGCCCCGAAGGTTCTTGGTAGACGACTAGTACTGACACGCATGGTATCAGTCGAGAAGTGGAATGGGACCGGGAACGATTTCGTGATTGTTCCAGGGACCGCGCCTATCGAAGATGAGGCTCACTTCACGAAACATGTTTGCGACCGCGAGACCGGGCTTGACGACGTACATAGTAGAAAGCGTGGTGCAGACGGTGTGCTGTTTCTTACACTCCATGATGGCACTCCACCACGGGTTGAGATGCACCACGTCCAACCCGATGGCTCAACACCAGCGATGTGCGGCAACGGGGTTCGATGTGCAGCACAGTGGGCGCTGAATCGGACCGAGGCCGAATCCGTCATTGTTGAACCACCAGCTGGCCCACATCCGGCGACGCCAACAGCAGATGGCATCGAGATTGAGATGCAGCAACCACGATTTGCGCCGGCGGCTGTTCCGCTCAATCGACCCACGCCGCTTGTTGCAGAATCCCTCGGCGGATTCGACATTACAGCCGTCTCGACTGGGGTCCCGCATGCCGTTGCGTTTGTAGACGATATTGCTGACTACGACCTCTCAGAAGTTGCGCCACCGATTCGGCATCACGATATCTTTCCAGAGGGTGCGAACGTAACGCTCGCCGAATGGGTCGGTGAGACAGAGCTCATTCAACGAACGTACGAACGTGGTGTTGAAGCCGAGACAGACGCCTGTGGAACGGGAGCCGTTGCGATTGGCGCAGCCGCGGTCCGGACCCAGCGCGTCGCTCCCGGAACAACGCTTTCAATCCAGCCGCCAGGTGGGACGTTGGCTGTGACTGTCGACGAAGAGCAGGTCCTGATGGCCGGCCCCGTAGAACGCGAGTTTGAAACGACACTGGAAGCGACCCGTCGGAGTGTCACTCCCTCTCCGACCGACTGATGGCGGAACAAATTGCGACTGAGCCAACAGTCAGCACAGACACCGTTGCCGTCCAGGTGTTGCCCAGAAAAGCATTTGCTGCCAGTGACTTTCGCGACCCGCTAGACCAGTTCAAAGATGTCGTTATTCTCTCCGACTCGACATTCGCTGAGCTGTTCGATGATGCTCGTCCGACGGGCTATGTAGAACTCTCGACAGGGACCACCTCCACTGTGGCCCCGGCGTTGCGATTTGCTGATGGGTACGATGGCACAGTGAACGGTCGCCCGAAGGCGTATCTCAGAAACAACATCCAACAAGAGCTCGCTGTCGATCGCGCAGATCCGGTTCTTGATGTTCGAGCCATCGACGAACCAGATAGCGGTCCCTTGGAGGTCGTCCGCCTTTCAACGCAGATTGAGAGTACCGAGCCAGAGACGTGTCGGCTCCACCCAGAGCAATTGGCCGCGATGAATCTGGCAGACGGCGATGATATCGAGCTGTACAACCCACAGACAGGGTGGCGACTGAACAAAACCGCGCGAGCAGAGTCACGGCTTGATCCAGACCAAATTTCACTGAGTACTCGGGGACGGAAGTTACTCCAAGCTGAATTCGACGAGCGAGCCGGCGATGACGTCACAACGGTTCTGCATGCCAGGCCGCCAGTCGCCTGTCATGAACCAGAAGACCAGTTCTTGCCGACCGTACGAGCCGCTCTCCGGCGGCTTGTCGATCGCTCGGTCGGCTACCAGGAGACACAGCTGAAGATCAATATCGGACTCAATGCTGATGAAGGCCAAGGCCGTGGACGGGTCAACGAAGATACGATGGATATCCTGGCTGTTGAGGATGGTGACCGGGTCGAGATCTCCGCCAAAGATACTCGCACCGTGACGCGAATTCGAGCGATTGACCCAGAGAGCCACCTCATCAAAACTGACGAGGATATCCATGCATCTGATGTCCGGGACCGAACGATTCTCTTGCCATCGACCGTGCGAGAGGAGATTGACGCTGTCAGCGGAGATACCGTCACCGTCCGTAGGGAAACCCGAAATATCGCAATTCGACAGATTACACCTTCGTTATTCGGCTTTCTGGGCGTGTTTGTTGGCGGAATTCAGACGGTCGATCTCGCGGTGCCGCCAGCCTGGCAGTTGGAGGGCATTATTCTCACGATCATGCTCTCATTTGCCGCAATTTGGCTGACCCTCTGGCCGGAGCGGGAACGCTGTCGGTGACGAGTGTTATGGTGCGGTTTCGCGGGCGAAATACACTGTATCGGTATCCGCGCCGCGATCATTTGGAATTCGATGCACGAGATCGAATCCGAACTGCTCTAAGATTGCAATGTGCGCTTCGTTGTCGTCCCAGGTTTTTGTCGTCACATAGGGTTGGACCCACTCTGTCGGGAGATCAGTGAACAGGTACTCATACAGTGTTGAGGCGATGCCTTGCCCCCGGGAATCGGGCTCTACAGCAACGATTTCCACGTGGTTTGACGGAGTATACCCGTCCAAGAATTTCGACTCAGAGATCTGCTTGAATGATAAGAACCCAACTACCCGGTCATCCTCAACTGCGTAAATGAGCGGACGGGCCAGACATCGGTTGACGTACCCGTCAACATCTGTGTGTCCGCCTTCGGCTGCCGACCGATCCATGTCACTTCGAGAGCCGCCCGTCAGCGGGGGGACGAACTCATCATCAACGGTCTGAATGAGCCGGCGGATATCTGCTGTATGCGTCTCCAGCTGCCCGTCGCTAAATTTTACATTCATATCTCATCTGACCCGCATTCCCTGGGGTCGTACACGCCGTTCGCCCAGCGATTAGCGAATTACCGGCTGATAGTCGCTTAACAATTGTCACTTGGCCTCGGTGGCATCATCGTCGTTCGGGTGTTCTCTGGAACAACGCTCTCCGCTGAGGTAGCGGTGTTCACCGCACCGAGCACGTCCGCGAAGTCTCGCGGTAACTATCGTCCGGGGGACAGAAGCTTTCTCTGTCTCGCTCTGCAATCTGTTTGACAGTGGTTGACGCTATCAGAACGTACGCTGACTACGATACCTTCGCTCGCAGGTGGCACTCAGAGACACTCAGAGACCACGGTGTGGCCCTGGAGACGGCACGAGAGCGGAGTCTCATCAGCGAGCAAGATACGCATCGACTGTGGCAGTTGTTGGGTCTCCTGGACGAAGCTGACGTGTTCATCCAGCTCCCGGAGTGGCTCGTTGACGAGAAAACCGACGACGTGCGGGAACGCCTGGCCACCGCGTTTGTCGGACGTATCTCCCGTGAAACCGAGGAGGCAGTTCTCTTCAAGAACTCGTCGCCGGGTCGTCGTCTCATGCAGATCGCACACAAGATACACTCGCTCGAACACGGCATCGAGAATACTGCAGTCGATAGCGACCGTCGAGAGCGGTTGAATGATATGCTACAGGAAGAGCATCGGCGATTCGAGAAGCGAGACGATGCCCCGTATCTCTCTGACGAGTGGCTTCCGAAGTCTCAGCTTATCAGTATCGTCCAACGGAGAGAGTAGTCGGTACCACGGCCTGTTCACCAAGCCAGTGTGGCGAATCTCGTCGTGAATCGTTCTATACGACGGATTCTCCCGACGTTGTGTATGTCATTCGAAATGCTTCTGAGTGTAAGATTACCGAGAATTTTTGACCGGTTTGTTACGGAGAACTCGTCGAGGAAAGCACTTGGAGTCGTTCCTACGGTGGGTTGCGACCTGCGTTGAGCGGGGCATACGAGTCCGTGTGGTAGGCGACCCGCCAGAGTTTGAGGACCGCACGGGTGATCAACTCTTTGGGAGATTGTGCGATACAGGACGCTTCGACCGCGTCTGGGTCGGAACTCGCATTCGGTGGTGGGTGGTAGTGTGCTAATCCGGAGACATGGATGTAGTCGCCTGCGTGTGGATGCTTTCCCCAACGCAGATTCTCCCCTTCGGTGTCCGTGTAGTGGAATTTGTAGTCATCTCGTGTTGTCCACTGGATGTCGATTCGGGCCTCATCGGCTGCACACAGTCCGTCGTCAAGCACAACTTCGAGCACAGAGGGATGGAGATAGTCGTCGAGTGCAGCTGTTGCGAGCGGTTCCATCTCCTCAACGATGTCACGAATCGTCAGGAGCGCCGGGCGATCCGTCGCTCCCCGGAGCGTATGGGTTTCTGCTTGGGCAAGAGACTCCCGCACCATTCAGGCAGAGACGCTATCGTCAGTCGACCGACGGTCACTATCAACGAACTGCTCAGCGTTG is drawn from Halosegnis longus and contains these coding sequences:
- a CDS encoding type B DNA-directed DNA polymerase; translation: MSLLTVEFRETGVVEWHTTATGVRTVAAPEYTPTMYVGGDETALTELSARLTDDPKVVTLAVEDHYTSLGASDREAVLRIDAARERDIRQVATEIRHHHEPTAFQPATFRLYNVDFSPQFRYCLETATAPVPTRDLRTLRLELSEPARAADRVEDLAIDGEQVAGDAATTLRVLDERLRTTDPDVLCCSTAALVPLLETAAHEHGLDDFALGRREGYEQLAGASTYESYGQVGHSPARYAVPGRAIIDRANSFMFDKGGLAGILDLVERSWKPIQETAWGSIGTILTAIQLREATSRDVLAPWNKWEPERFKSVDQLHDGDRGGFIFAPDVGLHENVTEVDFGSLYPNIMCKWNISPETIDCECHDRAGVPGLEYSLCDSRGFIPDVLRPLIDDRAAYKERLAETSDPDEREHLQQRADALKWILVSCFGYQGYRNAKFGRIECHEAINAVARELMLNAKARLEEGGWRVVHGIVDSLWVTPRAPDPEPIGTLCSEISTACGIPLEHEHEFEWVAFVPKRDSEAGALTKYFGAVRDPSPEADAYKIRGIETRQRSTPAFIATVQEELIARYADTRQPEAVVAALQTHLAALQTGDVAPNELVETARTSQPLEAYTQATLTVAALERLREQGLSRAPGQDVEYIVVADDATGAARVRLPHESPSTYDIDYYSQSLIRAGVSVLAPFGYDERMLRQALRETTDQTLAAYQ
- a CDS encoding Fic family protein, which translates into the protein MAREFTLADTAPGRLVSYGDQSYYRPDPLPPSPPLTLPDRLYELLADATYWLGKLSGGTAAAEFSPLLYTSLLRKEAMESAEIEGANVDYTSVYQYETHTEVASASTVASETKDAQEVLNYEQAIEIGRKAVSRDGLTEQLLHDLHEVLLTDLPDRRVETATIGEYKQTPNHLGAYLPPAPGVTPDLMESLLTYYQTGGNYHTLIDIALFHYQFETIHPYGDGNGRLGRLLITLQLIDQEYLSTPNLYLSEFFNRNKRTYIERMEAVRTDGEWGAWLDFFLTGIKQQAEEAVVRTRELATLEQTYTDQYGGQAKTAARLACDLFTTPFVTVAVVADMYDVDRSTAYRAIQSLLEAGILEEVESQGRPAEYRATEIFQILEQPPQTY
- a CDS encoding PD-(D/E)XK nuclease family protein → MSPTLHVATDPATALDAAFGDAASHAEPLPERVLYVTPSRDETDAARELWLEHGTPLQLQTTTFDRLVDQALERHAFETREHALSGEQRQRLVERAVDSLPAEHPLAASVPHAGAGVCQQAEDLLSLLEFAGLTEPATITTDARLAELPESILTALHELSTAFDRERTIAASDPTDRQTLRTERYERVIDDGELLAAALASTDAVVIGPQPFFSPLERRLLDAIMATETTVIATLPLSTAASEPTLAAPLTGVDQGASRAWRTYRQLGFHAKSATDTSGLASHLYRYRPETAAPSLATTGICWDTYPTPAHERRGVARRVRATLADGTDPAEVLIAASDPDACRTLYETCRSYGIPATVEQSCSGVDTELGTVLSLCLTIAEGEATLETVRQLAATPLTTPAQPLSGLAGSIRVDEDMLPAETRLDALPEILADATTVTTADAEANSSSSDGEESPASQLQAERAWLIECCASLTAAPETASETLATLCRQLGILSSTADWQLREVETRQPWVTTRERAAVRTLERVAATLDTSESDGALSDVLPRALETTTVEWTLGAESGVQICTYGETLLQSATHAFVVGLTADAFPSTPTRLAFTRAVNDVHPDFAATDTRQQARYALGILCAQMTEITLSHPDQTAEGDPTVIADLLAELKRIGTDVSPTKQRDGAQPPQTALDAQRVVGRALADTAIQEDGVEMAASAASQPPFADTPVGDRLQAGVTLATARQRPETTAYDGWISTETATALGVLDGPISPSRLDTFATCGFRYYMGELLGFEPPTERAQDPDARIGGTFIHNTLARVGKRLQDEPGEPIDFQASDGVADAMVAAAMAERADSAMAQFESPFSDGFLTRLLAGLEPNSRENPYAGPPGYRGVFVRLRDELVRDSGRLTTQPALFEATVGLDVRNGAVETPLSQEPVELIEGLSVRGKVDRVDIQPGDDGTEFVAVDYKTGSYPSIDEIRRGVSFQLPVYLRLLDATLDADWSPIGAAYYTLDAPTTAGYAGTPLAGADVAGWRGHSGMALPYTTGTDQLFAADATEGETLAEFLTTTLDERLAAIREALTAGVFHPTLLEADTAGCSHCDFAHVCDVRHHHRQARRDGVGDAPAYMPASDSSWT